In Candidatus Zixiibacteriota bacterium, the sequence ATCTTTTATGTCATCGCGTATACGTTTTTCAACCTCGGCGCCTTCACGATCGTAGCGCTGCTCGAAACACGCATGGGGGCGGAGTCGGAGTTCAGCGAGCTGTCCGGTCTGGCGAAAAGCGCACCCGTGCTGTCGCTGCTGCTGGCGGTGTTCATGTTCGCCCTGTCCGGATTTCCGCCGACCGTCGGGTTCTTCGGCAAATTCTATATCTTCCGGGCCGCGATAGAGGCGAACTTCATCAGTCTGGCCGTAATCGGCGTGCTGAATTCGTTTGTGTCCGTGTACTACTACCTGCGGGTGGTGAAGACGTGTTATTTCGACGATGCCGAGCACGCGCCGCAGGCCGTGTTCGTGCCGGCGACGGTCGGCCTCGTGCTGTTCGTGACTACGGTCGGCACGCTTGGATTCGGTCTGTTCCCCCAGCAATTGCTCCAGTTCACCAGACAGGCGATATTCGCCTTCCTCTGATGCAACGGTGTTCCTGATAAAAGAAGGGCCGCCTTCAGCAGCGGCCCTTTTTCGTTTTGAATAAATCGGTTCAGGATCCCAGCCGGAATTTGCCGTTGATGTCCGGCACGGCAATGGGGTACTTGCCGGAGAAGCATCCGTCGCAGAATCCAATCGATGGCAGCGACTTCATCGACAGCATACCTTCGAGCGACAGATACCGCAGGGAGTCGACTTCGAGATACTTCTCGATCTCCTCGACCGTCATATTCGCCCCGATCAGCTCTTTGCGGGTCGGCATGTCGATCCCGAAAAAGCACGGCGAGATGATCGGGGGAGAGGAGATGCGCAGGTGTATTTCTTTGGCCCCGGCGTCGCGAAGCATTTTCACCAGTTTTTTCGAGGTAGTCCCGCGCACGATCGAATCGTCGACCACGACTACCCGCCGGCCCTCGAGGACGCCCCGCACCGGGTTGAATTTCACTTTCACGTCGAGATCGCGGATGTGCTGTTCGGGGTCGATAAACGAGCGGCCCACGTAGTGATTGCGGATCAGGCCGATCTCGAAACGGATTCCCGACTCCTCCGCAAAACCGAGCGTCGCCGTATTGGCCGAGTCCGGGATACCGATCACGATGTCGGCGTCGACCGGATGCTCGCGGGCAAGGCGGCGGCCGAGCCGACGCCTTATCTTGTCGACATTCTCCCCGAACACCTTCGAGTCCGGACGGGCGAAGTAGACGTATTCGAATATGCACGCCGCGTGGCTTTTCCGCCGGCGCACGAATGTCGATTCAAGCCCCCGCTCGGAGATTTCCAGAACCTCGCCCGGCTCGATATCGCGGACGTACTCGGCGCCGATGATATCAAACGCGCAGGTTTCAGACGCGATTGCCCAGGCGTCGCCGAATTTCCCCAGCGCCAGCGGTCGAAAACCGAGCGGATCGCGGGCGGCGATAAGCGAGTTGTCCGTCAGCATCGCCAGTGAAAACGCGCCCCGTACCTTGCTCAGGGCGTCACGGATACGTTCAATCCGCGTCTCCCGCTTGGACGTCGCCACCAGGTGCAGGATGATCTCGGTGTCCGATGTCGTCTGGAAAATCGAGCCGCGAGCGTCCAGCTTCTGACGCATCTCCAGCGAGTTCGTGAGGTTGCCGTTGTGCGCGATCGCCAGGTTCCGCGATCGATTGGTGATAATGAACGGCTGGATATTCACCAGCGAGGACGCCCCGGTGGTGCTGTATCGGGTATGACCTATGGCTTTGCCGCCGGGCAGTCGCTGAATGATCTCCGGGTCGGAAAAGACCTCCGATACCTCGCCCATCCCCTTGTAAAGATGAATGTGCTCGCCATCCGAGGTGACGATTCCGGCCGATTCCTGTCCGCGATGCTGAAGGGCGTACAAACCCAGGTAGGTAAGTTCGGCGGCCCGGTCGCTTCCATAGATGCCGAATACGCCGCACTGATCGTGAATAACGTTCTCAAGCATGGCCAGTCGTCCTCGGCTGCTGGTGCAAAAAGCCTATAATAGGCCGTCGTCCGGCAATGTCAACAGGTTTCATCGGCGGGCATGACTGTGAACGCCGCTGCAGGGTGACCGGTTCCGGCAAGTCCGCCGCCCCCTGGGGGGACACAAAAGTGGTAGCAAAACAGAATGCCGGACAGTATCTTACGGCGTACTTATCGGAATTACACCACCGGCGCTTTTTGTCGCCGTAATGCACCCGGTTTGCTCTGAGGTCTACTGATCGAATCAGAGCTTGTATGGACAACACAGAATTCAACAAGTATGAGATTCTGCAGTCGCTGGCCCGGGCCGGCGCCGACGGGGAGGATGTTGCCGCCTCCGCCCAGACCGCCCTTGCCCGGGTTGCCGGGCTGATCGGTTTGAGCGCCGCCGCCATGTACCTCTGGGATTCGGACATGACGGTTACGCTGCAGGTGGTCCACGCGGAATCCGACGGACACAAGAACCGCCTCGCCGAGCTGGAAGCCGACCTGTTTCTGGGCCTTCGCCAGAAACGGCGCCTGCTGTCCGCGTACCTCTCGTTCGCGGGAGAACCGACTGTCCATACGTTTACGATGCCGCTTCGCCATCGCTCCAGGGTTTTCGGCGCCGTGATCGGTCTGCAGGAAGGAAAACGTACGGTGATTGCCGAGGACCTGTTCCTCGAGGCCCTGGCGGCGTCCATCGCGCTTAATGCGCTGGCGTCGGATCTGACCGGCGGGCAGGCAGGATCGCCCGAGCAAATCGAGGCCGAGCGGCTCGGCGCGATTATTGAAACGGCGGTAACGGTCAACCACGAAATCAACAATCCCCTCACCGCGATACTCGGCAACATTCAGCTTCTGCTGATGAAGAAGGATAATCTGGACGAAGAAACGACGCGTAAACTCCGGGTAGTCGAGCAGTCGGCGCTGAAGATTCGCGATGTCACGCAGCGGCTCCTGCGGATAACCCACGCCCGAAGCGTCGAGTATGTCGAGGGCACCAATATGCTTCAGTTGCCCGACGACGAATCCGAAACGAAATCCGGTTCCTGAGCCTTCAGGCTGTCTTCGGTCGCCGCAGACATTCTCACGGCAAACAACCACGTCAATACATCGGGGATGACGCGCTCATCGGCGTACAGCAGGTCGGTGCCGTGCTGTGAGCCCGGGTAGCCTTTGACCAGCCAGCCGGTATTCTTGCTCGTTGCCAGCATCTGGCAGGTCTCGAATGAGTAGGTGTCGCCGCGACTCGACACAAACAGCACCTCGCCCTTGAAATTCCGAAACGCGTCGGCCGGGCGAAGACCGTGATAGTCCGACCCGGGGGACAGAGCGACGACGTGCGTGACACGGGGGAGAAGTCCCGTCAAAAGAAGCGCGGTGTTGGCGCCGATCGACGCGCCGACAACTATGAGACGAGTCGTGTCGAGTCGATCTCCGTGTTCGGCGTATACGTGGGCGATCAGCGATGCCACGTCGGACGGCATCATCGCATACTCGGCCCGCCCCATCGAACGAAAATCCAGCGTATCCTTGACGCGCGTCCGAGAAGCGCCATGCCCGCGCAGATCGACCGCCAGCATGTGAGGGAGAGGTATCGACGGCCGGGTGGTGTCGGCTTCGAAATATTCACGGACCCGGTTAATGAAGCTTCGGTAGCTGTCGAGCGTTTGTCCGCGCATCGGCAGCAGCACGAGCAGCCCGGCGGGTTCCGGCGACAGCGACTCAAACCACTCCGCGTGCAATCCGAGAGAGTCCGGCGTCGTGATGCTGACAGGATTGCCTGTCGGTTGAGGCTGTGCCACGAGGACCGGCGATATCACTGACCAGAGTACTGCTGCGAGACAACATGAGCGCATGGGTATCCTCCTCACCACTTATACCGAGAATAGCCGATGGCCGCTCACAACTCAATGAAAAACGGCGCCCTCGTAGGCGGGGCGCCGTCTTATGGTCTGATGGGCGTGACTGATTACAGGTAACGCTCGCCGAATTCGGTAACCTGGGCGTTCAGGGCGGCCGCGTGCTCGGAATAAGCGGCCATATCGTTGTTGTCGCAGCATTCCTTCAGTTTCGTGGTGAGCGCCTGGATCGACTCGAACCGCTTCAGGATGTCGTCCTTGCTCCACACCAGAAGGTTCGGCAGGGATTCTTCGTTCAGCGATGCGGCTTTCGTCACCAGCGTTTCAGTGGAGCCGACGATGCCCTCATGGTTGTTTGCGGGAAGATGTTCGTTGACGATCAGTCCCAGCGTTACTTTCAGGGCCTCGAATTCCTTGTAACTGATCGGCATCAGGGCCGCTGCGGAGCGCTCGAACGCCGTGTGCAGGTCCGGCATCAGGGCGTACGCTTTGTCCTTGTCGCCCTCGGCGCAGGCGGCTGCGTACTGCTCTACCAGGTTGCCGAATTCCTTGCGGCATTCGTTGAAGTGCGCTTTTTTCACGTCGCTCTTGAATTCAGGACGCATCGCCTGTATTTCCACGAACGCCTCTTTGAACTTCGGACCCGCTTCAATCAGCGCGTCGAAATTGGAATCCGGATACGCGTGGTGCCAGGCCGGCGCCATTACGTGATGAAATGTTTCAAACCCGCTGTGCCCCATCTCCGCGGCCTTGTCCGCCGGACACTGTGCCGCCGCGCCGGCAGCCACCAGCATTGCCGACATCAACATCACCCAAACCAGTTTCATACTCTCTCCTGAATCGCGGTTATTATTGACCCAACGCTAAATGACGTTTTGTTCTTCGATCAGCTCCCCTTTGGCGAATCGTTCGGGGGAGAGGTCGGAAATGTCAATCGACGGCTTTCGGCCGGTGATGATTTCCATGCTCACGATACCGGCGGCCGGCGCGTGCATGAAGCCGTGCCCGGAGAATCCGGTGACATGAAACATGCCCCCGACCGAGGGTTCCCAGCCGATCACGGCGCGGTGGTCCGGGGTCGTCTCGTACAGGCCGGTCCACTTGTTGGCAACTTCAGCGGTCTCGAGCTGCGGAATGCGGTCCAGCGCCCGCTCGAGAATCGCATCGGTGTACTCCGGCTGAATGGAACAGTCAAACGTCGGCTTGGTGTTTTTGTCGGCCCAGCCGAGCAGGATTCCCTTGGACTCTTTGTGGCAGTAGAGGCCGGAGGCGACGTCGACGACCATCGGGAAATAGGGTTCCATGAAATCGAGTTCGGCGGTGGTGACACATTGCCGTGGGTAAGGCTGGACCCGAAGATCGGCGCCCACCATCTTCGCGACAACTCCCGACCAGGCTCCGGCGGCGTTGATGACCAGCGGGGTCGCGATGTCGCCTTTTTTCGTCCGGACCTTCGCTACCCGGCCGTTGTGCGTATCGATCCCGGTCACGTCGGCCTCGATCTCCAGCTCCACGCCGTTCCGGCGCGCGCCATGCTCGTACCCCGACAAAAACTCCGCGGGATCGCCGAGACCGTCTTCATGGCAGAAGGTGGCGAGCTTGATATCGTCGATACGTACGTGCGGCGCGTACCGACCGATCTCACCCGGCTCGAGCAATTCCGCCTTCAGGCCGAGTGAGCGCTGCAGATCGTACGCGTCTTTGAACAACTTGATATCCTCGTCACGGGACAGCAGAAACATGTAGCCGACCTGGTCGAACAGCGCCGGTCGGCCGGTTTCGGCCTCGAAGTCCGCGAAAATCTTCTCGGACAACATCGACATCTCGATATTCACCCGCGTGGTGAACTGCGCCCTGATGCCGCCGGCGGCCTTGGACGTCGACCCGGAACCGAAGAAGCGCTCCTTCTCCAGCAGGACAATATGACCAAACTTCTCACGCGCGAGGTAGAATGCGGTTGCCATCCCGATGATGCCACCGCCGATCACTACGGCATCCGCTGTCTGTCTCATAATCACCAACCCCTTGGGTTAAATACCTGGCACGCTACGTGAACTTTTTCACGAAAATGCCGCCGTAAAGTAACACATTAGACTACCAAGTCAAGTGCGATCCGGTAATAACGACTTCCGCGCCGCTCCGGCCGGTTTTAAACTTGTGGTCTCTCGAGAGCGGTGTAGATTGCAGTTCACCTATGAAGTTCAAGTCGCTGCAGCTCTCGCAGACCAACTTTCTGATTCTCCTGTCACTGATAGTGGGGACAGCTACCGGTCTGGGCGCCTACGGTTTTCGCGTCCTGATCGAGTATTTCAACCACCTGTTTTTCGGCATGACCGACCAGATCCTCACCACCAGCGTCGCCGGAGACCTCTTCGGCGGCATCAAGTGGTGGCTCCCGCTGATACCGATGGCGGGCGGGCTGCTGGTGGGACCGATTGTCTACAAGTATGCGTCCGAAGCCAAAGGGCACGGTGTCCCTGAGGTCATGAACGCGGTCGCCCGTCTCGGCGGTATTATCCGGCCGCGTGTCGCCGCCGCCAAAACGATCGCCTCGGCCATCTGTATCGGTTCCGGGGGGTCGGCCGGCCGCGAGGGTCCGATCGTCCAGATCGGCTCGGCCATAGGCTCCACCATCGGTCAGTGGTTCCGCCTCTCCGGCAATCGCGTCAAAGTACTGGTGGGCAGCGGCGCCGCCGCCGGCATCGCGGCCGTCTTCAACGCGCCGATTGCCGGCGTCATTTTCGCCCTCGAAATCATCCTCGGCGACTTCGCCGTCAAAACCTTCTCGCCGGTCCTCTTGTCGGCGGTCGTGTCGTCGCTTATCACGTGGTCGCTGGTCGGCAACTATCCCGCCTTCACGGTGCCGGGCTACTCGCTGGTATCCGCCTGGGAAATACTCCTCTACGTGATAATGGCCGTCGGACTCGGCGGAGTCGCGGTCGGCTTCACGCGTATGCTCGACGCCACCGAGACTTTCTTCGACAGGCTCAAGATGCCGAATATGGCCAAACCCGCCCTCGGCGGTCTCCTGCTGGGCGGCATTGCCGTGATCTATCCGCAGGTGCTGGCCGACGGCTACCAGACGATCACCCTTACCCTGCACGGGCAGCTCGACGTTTGGCTGCTGGCCGTTTTGATTGTCATGAAAATACTGGCCACCTGCTTCACGCTCGGCTCCGGCAACTCCGGCGGCATTTTTGCCCCCTCGCTGTTTATCGGCGCCGTGAGCGGCGGCGCATTCGGAGTTCTCGTCAATTACCTCTTTCCGGGATCCACCGCCACGCCCGGCGCCTACGCCCTCGTCGGTATGGCCGGCATGGTGGCCGGAGCAACCCACGCCCCTATCACCGCCATGCTCATCATCTTCGAAATGACCCGGGACTACCGGATCATTCTGCCCCTGATGGTGACGGTCGTCATTTCCACCCTGGTCGCGGGTCGCCTGTTTCCGCACTCCATTTATACGGTTAAGCTTTTCAAGCGCGGAATCGACCTTCGCGGCGGCAAAGACGTCAATGTGCTGCGGTCCCATCGGGTGCGCGACGTCATGGACTCCCGGTTCGAGATCATTCCGACGGCCACGCCGCTGGTGGAAATCTTTCGCCGTCTCGAAGAGTCTCGAGAATCATATTTCGTCGTTGAAGACCGGGCCGGTTTGCTGCGGGGAGTCATATCGTTTCAGGACC encodes:
- the purF gene encoding amidophosphoribosyltransferase, which encodes MLENVIHDQCGVFGIYGSDRAAELTYLGLYALQHRGQESAGIVTSDGEHIHLYKGMGEVSEVFSDPEIIQRLPGGKAIGHTRYSTTGASSLVNIQPFIITNRSRNLAIAHNGNLTNSLEMRQKLDARGSIFQTTSDTEIILHLVATSKRETRIERIRDALSKVRGAFSLAMLTDNSLIAARDPLGFRPLALGKFGDAWAIASETCAFDIIGAEYVRDIEPGEVLEISERGLESTFVRRRKSHAACIFEYVYFARPDSKVFGENVDKIRRRLGRRLAREHPVDADIVIGIPDSANTATLGFAEESGIRFEIGLIRNHYVGRSFIDPEQHIRDLDVKVKFNPVRGVLEGRRVVVVDDSIVRGTTSKKLVKMLRDAGAKEIHLRISSPPIISPCFFGIDMPTRKELIGANMTVEEIEKYLEVDSLRYLSLEGMLSMKSLPSIGFCDGCFSGKYPIAVPDINGKFRLGS
- a CDS encoding chloride channel protein, with product MKFKSLQLSQTNFLILLSLIVGTATGLGAYGFRVLIEYFNHLFFGMTDQILTTSVAGDLFGGIKWWLPLIPMAGGLLVGPIVYKYASEAKGHGVPEVMNAVARLGGIIRPRVAAAKTIASAICIGSGGSAGREGPIVQIGSAIGSTIGQWFRLSGNRVKVLVGSGAAAGIAAVFNAPIAGVIFALEIILGDFAVKTFSPVLLSAVVSSLITWSLVGNYPAFTVPGYSLVSAWEILLYVIMAVGLGGVAVGFTRMLDATETFFDRLKMPNMAKPALGGLLLGGIAVIYPQVLADGYQTITLTLHGQLDVWLLAVLIVMKILATCFTLGSGNSGGIFAPSLFIGAVSGGAFGVLVNYLFPGSTATPGAYALVGMAGMVAGATHAPITAMLIIFEMTRDYRIILPLMVTVVISTLVAGRLFPHSIYTVKLFKRGIDLRGGKDVNVLRSHRVRDVMDSRFEIIPTATPLVEIFRRLEESRESYFVVEDRAGLLRGVISFQDLRAHLSQHELDNLVVAADLVAPGTVTVFDDDDLGVAYEIFGQRDYTLIPVVTRSTPGKVIGVVRREELVDYYNKRLIDTLRS
- a CDS encoding histidine kinase dimerization/phospho-acceptor domain-containing protein, which codes for MDNTEFNKYEILQSLARAGADGEDVAASAQTALARVAGLIGLSAAAMYLWDSDMTVTLQVVHAESDGHKNRLAELEADLFLGLRQKRRLLSAYLSFAGEPTVHTFTMPLRHRSRVFGAVIGLQEGKRTVIAEDLFLEALAASIALNALASDLTGGQAGSPEQIEAERLGAIIETAVTVNHEINNPLTAILGNIQLLLMKKDNLDEETTRKLRVVEQSALKIRDVTQRLLRITHARSVEYVEGTNMLQLPDDESETKSGS
- a CDS encoding alpha/beta fold hydrolase, which gives rise to MRSCCLAAVLWSVISPVLVAQPQPTGNPVSITTPDSLGLHAEWFESLSPEPAGLLVLLPMRGQTLDSYRSFINRVREYFEADTTRPSIPLPHMLAVDLRGHGASRTRVKDTLDFRSMGRAEYAMMPSDVASLIAHVYAEHGDRLDTTRLIVVGASIGANTALLLTGLLPRVTHVVALSPGSDYHGLRPADAFRNFKGEVLFVSSRGDTYSFETCQMLATSKNTGWLVKGYPGSQHGTDLLYADERVIPDVLTWLFAVRMSAATEDSLKAQEPDFVSDSSSGN
- a CDS encoding FAD-binding oxidoreductase produces the protein MRQTADAVVIGGGIIGMATAFYLAREKFGHIVLLEKERFFGSGSTSKAAGGIRAQFTTRVNIEMSMLSEKIFADFEAETGRPALFDQVGYMFLLSRDEDIKLFKDAYDLQRSLGLKAELLEPGEIGRYAPHVRIDDIKLATFCHEDGLGDPAEFLSGYEHGARRNGVELEIEADVTGIDTHNGRVAKVRTKKGDIATPLVINAAGAWSGVVAKMVGADLRVQPYPRQCVTTAELDFMEPYFPMVVDVASGLYCHKESKGILLGWADKNTKPTFDCSIQPEYTDAILERALDRIPQLETAEVANKWTGLYETTPDHRAVIGWEPSVGGMFHVTGFSGHGFMHAPAAGIVSMEIITGRKPSIDISDLSPERFAKGELIEEQNVI